In Cyanobium sp. Tous-M-B4, a single genomic region encodes these proteins:
- a CDS encoding glycosyltransferase family 2 protein — protein MIALASGWGLISCLGLAVMLALLERSFSAAPALQPAPSGSFLAPTSCTVVVPAYNEADNISDCVRAILASEAPCEHWALLVVDDDSSDTTAALALEAGVGDPRFGLLSAGARPPAERWVGKNWACFRASSELESDWLIFIDADVRVAPGALRAALTDAIAHGADLLTLAPRLTCGCLAEWLVQPIIASLLGLGFPIERANDPCDPLAFAAGPFLLLRSQAYRAIGGHAAVAGEVVEDLALARAIKGQGFRLRYLLGLDWLTLRMYRDLASLWEGWTKNWLLGLDGDVAKALAAGAVVVQLYAVPWLLLPPALLLAWRSPLPLSWLPALAALLAIALQLAIRLWSRRHFGTPLNWWWLAGLGGLLIGAMAPVSVIKTISGRGWTWRGRSLHM, from the coding sequence TTGATCGCGCTGGCCAGTGGCTGGGGGCTGATTTCCTGCCTTGGTCTGGCGGTGATGCTGGCCCTATTGGAACGCAGCTTCAGTGCAGCTCCAGCTCTTCAACCAGCTCCATCAGGAAGCTTCCTTGCCCCTACTTCCTGCACCGTGGTGGTGCCGGCCTACAACGAAGCGGACAACATCAGCGACTGCGTGCGGGCAATTCTCGCCAGCGAGGCGCCCTGTGAGCACTGGGCACTGCTGGTGGTCGATGACGACTCAAGCGACACCACTGCGGCCTTAGCCCTGGAGGCGGGCGTAGGCGATCCACGCTTTGGTCTGCTTTCGGCGGGTGCCCGTCCGCCGGCGGAGCGCTGGGTGGGTAAAAACTGGGCCTGTTTTCGCGCCAGCAGTGAGCTCGAAAGCGACTGGTTGATCTTCATCGATGCGGATGTGCGCGTCGCTCCGGGAGCGCTGCGGGCCGCCTTGACAGACGCCATTGCCCACGGGGCAGATTTGCTCACCCTGGCGCCGCGGCTCACCTGTGGCTGCCTGGCCGAGTGGCTTGTGCAGCCGATCATCGCCAGCTTGCTGGGCCTGGGTTTTCCAATTGAGCGCGCTAATGATCCCTGCGATCCCCTCGCCTTTGCAGCGGGTCCGTTTCTGCTGTTACGCAGCCAGGCCTACAGAGCTATTGGTGGCCACGCTGCCGTGGCCGGCGAGGTGGTGGAGGATCTCGCCCTGGCTCGGGCGATCAAGGGCCAGGGATTCCGCCTGCGCTATCTGCTGGGGCTCGACTGGTTGACCCTGCGCATGTACCGGGACTTGGCCTCTCTCTGGGAAGGCTGGACCAAAAACTGGCTGCTGGGCCTCGATGGTGATGTGGCGAAGGCCTTGGCGGCTGGTGCGGTGGTGGTGCAGCTCTACGCCGTTCCCTGGTTGTTGCTGCCCCCAGCCCTTCTATTGGCCTGGCGATCGCCCCTACCCCTGTCCTGGTTGCCGGCTCTGGCGGCTCTGCTGGCCATCGCGCTGCAATTGGCGATCCGGCTCTGGAGTCGTCGCCATTTCGGCACTCCCCTCAACTGGTGGTGGTTGGCGGGTCTGGGCGGGCTGTTGATCGGCGCCATGGCCCCGGTCTCGGTGATCAAGACCATCAGCGGCCGGGGCTGGACCTGGCGGGGCCGCTCCTTGCACATGTAG